In Actinomadura luteofluorescens, the sequence TTTGGCGCCTCGCCTGCCAGCAGGGCGCGGACCTGCTGGAGTGCATCGAAGCTGTAGCGGCCTGTTCGTGACGGGCCGTTTCTTGCCGGGATGACTTGGCTGCCGTCCAAGCTTTGCCTGTTGCTGCTTCGGTGACTCCGACGTTGGGTCTGCCGCCGCGATCTTGGTCGATCCAGCCTCGTCGTAGGCAGCGCCGAGGTCGCTGCTTATCGTGGCCGCCAACTTGAGTTGGCAGACCGCCGGCCTGCGCGACACGCTGCGTTCGAACCGGCCCGCGAGGTCCGGGAGCTTCGAGATGAGTGGGAGACGTCTCAGCTACCGCGTTCGCGCTCTGCTCAACGAAGCCCCTCTTATCGCACACTTCTTGCACTAGCCGAGATCCTGCGACAAGGAGCCTCCGTGGACAGTGTGATTCAGTTGGACGGACGGTGCTACGCGGCTCCACCCTGGTCGGAGACGACCGCACAACTCGCTGACTATCCAGGCAAGCTGATCTCGTCCGCGCGACGCCCAGGATTTGCCGCCTGGATCATGCCGGTTGGCGACCAACTGTCCGGCAGCCAGATCTACGCGACGCTTACCAGAGCAGTTGGCGCACAGGGAGTGGCCCTGCTGACACGGGACGCCTTCGAGGTCGCCGAACTTTTCATCCATCCCTCCCATCAGGGGCGCGGCCTAGGGCAAAAGTTGCTGACCCGTGCAGTCGCGGGCAGGGATACCGCTTGGCTGATCCCCCATCCTGGCGCCCCGGCGGCGCGCTTGTACCAGCGGCTTGGCTGGCGTCGGCACGTGGACCTGCCCACCCACTTCTATCCGAACCTGCCGAAATCTGTATACACCTTTGGCCGAACGGGGGGCGGCCACCATAGCGGGGAAGTGCAGGCGGAGGTCGACCCTCTTTGACCGGCCCTATCGCGACGCCACAATTGTACTGCCTGGGACGTTGGTCAATCTGGTGATGGGTGGTTTGCGGCCGGTTGTGGTGTGGGCGGATGGTGATTTGTAGAAGTTGAGCCATGCCGGGAAGACATTGCGGTGGATTTGTTTGGAATTGTAGAAGCGGCCCAGTGTCCGGTGTCGCCGAGGCTTTCCGGCTTGACCGCCCAGCTAATCGCCATAGGCCTGTAGACGCCTTCCACAACCACGACGGCTCCGCGAGTTCCTCACCCCCCCTCGCATTACGTGGCTCGGGTGGACACCACCGGCGAGAGGATGACCTAGGGCATTCGGGTTCGAGTAGGTGCTGAGCACAGATAGCGCGGCAGCCGCCGCTCCTCTACCGCGAGCACCGCATCGACGCGTTCCCCCTGCTCCCCAACCTCGCCATCGCCGTCGGCAGCGCCCCTGTGAGATTCCTGGCCCGGCTCCACGCCCAATGCGAGCTGCACGGCTACGTCGAGGGCCCGAACCGGGCGTGGCTCGCCGACGTCATCGACCAGGGCCCCGCCGCCGGCGTCCCTGCGCCGCACTCTCCGCTACCAGCCCGACTCCGACAGCCCAGGTACTACCTGGATGCGCTGCGACAGCAGGGTCGCCAGGTCGAGGGCCGCGACACCGAGCCGAGCGCGGGGATCATCTACTCCCATCGTGGACGCCGCCGCCGTCTGCGCGAAAGTCGTCTGTGTGAAAGGGGGGATCGCTGACCGGCCACAACCCGGCCGATCGCGGCAAGAAGGGCAGCAAACTCCACGTGCTGTCGGATGCGGCCGGGCTGCCGCTGGTGGTCGGGGTATCGGCGGCAACGTGCACGCAGTCAGGCGTTCAAGCCCTTGCTGATGGCGCTGTCGGCGATCCGGTCCCGGCGTGGACCGCGCCAGCGCAGGCCAGGCAAGGTCCGCGCCGACAAGGCCTACAACTTCGCCGAGCATCTGGCCTGGCTGCGCGGGCGCGGGATCGTGCCACGCATCGCCCCCGCCGGCGTCGGATCAAGCGAGCGCCTGGGCCGCCACCGCTGGAAGATCGAACGGACCCTGCCTGGCTGTTCGGCTACCGGCGCCTGACCGTCCGCTACGAACGCAACGGCCACCTGTTCAACGCCTTCCTCGTCCTCGCCGCCGCCATCACCTGCTACAAGAAGCGCACCAAATCGCCCACGAAAAACACGCTCTTAAGGGAACCAGCAGGGATGCCTATCGTGCTGTGCCGCAACGGGTGGTCGGTGCAGGTCCCCGGGATGCCGGGGCGATTGATCGCGACGACCGGACCATCGAAGTGTGGAAGTAGCAGATGTGGCCGCAGGGGGACTGACGCGCATCGACCACGACTTCGGTTGCGCGTGCTGCTGCGATCCGCCGGCTCTGGCGCCCGGCCCCAAGTCCAGCACCGTGACGGATATAAGAACATAATGGTCGGACCTTGCGATGCAGCCGCAGCACGGCGATGCCGTTCGCGCATCACCCGCTCTATCCGCTTGTGGTTGATCTAGACCGCCACAGGGGCCGCCCTCAACCCCACACCCGCCATCAGTCGACCGGTTGGTTATGCCCATTGTAGAGTTCAGATTCGTCTCGGCATCTGTTGGGTGGCACAGTGAATACCGCCTCCGCCTTCAGCGAGGGCGTCAACCGGAAATTGCACGACCTTGCGGCCCGGGTAAAGGTCACGCACAATGGAGGCGGCGTTGGCGTCAGCCTTCCGGTCCCCGAAGCATGGCATGACGACGCCATCGTTGACCACGTAGTAGTTAACGTAGCTAGCCAGGAAATCCTGCCCGCGGGCGCCGATGTCGACTGGCTCGGGCAACTCTACGATCTCCAGTAGTTTCCCATGGGCGTCAAGGGCTTGGCCCAAGACGCCATGGGCCTGGTCGTAGACCTTGACCCACGGCGCATTCTCGTTTGGAGTGCTCATGACTAGGACGCCTGGTTCGGTGAACCGTGCCAGAGCGTCGATGTGGTAATCGGTGATGTCGTGGCCTTTGACGCCTTCGACCCAAAGTACCTTGGTGACACCTAGAGTGGTCTTCAATGCGGCTTCGATGTCTTCGCGTGATCTTCCGGGATTGCGATTCGCGTTGACCAGAGAACTTTCGGTCGCAACCAGGGTGCCCTGGCCGTCGACCTCGATGGCTCCGCCTTCACCGGTTATCGGCGCCTGGATACGCTCGATACGCTCGCCGGTGAGGATCTCGCGGGCGACCTGCCGGTCATGGTCGTGAATCTGCTTGTCGCCCCAGCCGTTGAAGTTGAGATCGATCCCGGCGATGCTGCCGGGCCCCAGTACGAAACTCGGTCCGGTGTCCCGCACCCAAAGATCGTCTACCGGGATCGACACGACATCGATCTCCGAAACGCATGAGTGCCGGGCGGATTTGACGTCTCGACGATTGGCCAGAAGGACCACCGGCTCGAACTCGGCGATCGCTCTGGCGATCCTTGCGATATCTTCCCGAACCTCGGCCACATGCGATTTCCAGACCTGCCGGGTAGGCCAAGCCATGAAGGTGTGCTGGTGAGGGTGAGGTTCAGCAGGCATGCGCAACGACTGGGAACCCACTACTGCCGGAGCGGTCCGGCCCTCGTCAGGGTGGTCACTCTGCTTAGTTTGCAGGCGCTGAGTGCTCCATTTGTTAGTGCAACCGCTGTCGCTTGCAGCGCCTGACGTCGTGACAGGTTCAGGTTCATATGGCCTCCTGGTTGGGAACCGGTCAGACGGGTGCACAGGACGTGATCGAAGCAGGGTCGGCCGCCCCGCGAGCGCACCCGGCACGCACATGTCGTCTGTGGTTGTGCTGCGGGACCTTATCCGGCGGTGCTGGCGGTCCAGTCGACCAATGGCGGCCGGACTGTGGAGCACAGCGGCTGGCCGTGGGGGTCGGTGAGCCGGAGCCTGGTGATGAGACGCCCGTAGCGGCGAGCGGTTTGGAGGGTGGCGGTGTCAACGGCGTCGAGCATCAGTTTCGCTCGGCGGAACATGGTGAAGGCGCCTGTGTGGTCGACCGTGCCCCAGGTGAGGTAGATGAACCGCTTTCCTGGTGTGCCGTGGATGTGGGGGCCTTTGATGTCGATGCCCGTGGGGCTGGAGACAGCGGTGGCGTTCAAGGTCCATGTGGCGGTGGCGGCGTCGCCGGGGTGTAGGTCCAGGGGTTCGTTGGGGCGCTGGCGTTGCTGGATGCCGACATGGATGTTGCGGTACGGGGGCATGTCGGGGGTGGGCGCCCACTCTCGCCCGGGCAGGTCGGACGCCTCGATGCGGATCTGGATGCCGGCGGGCTCCGCTCGGGATCGACGCGGGCGGCTGACTCCGGTGACCGGCCGCAACATGGCGGCGACCTGGTCGTGGGCGGGGCTGTGGGCGGGCCTGTTGGGCGGCTCGCATGTCTGCAGGGCGGTGCGCCGGTGCACGGGGTCGCGTAGGTCGGGGTCGGCGCCGTGGCGGAGAAGCCGCCGGACGGCCTCGGGCCTGCCGTTGCCCGCGGCGGTGTGCAGGGGGAGCCGTCCCCATTCGGCGTCGGCCTCGTTGATCGGGGTTCCGGCGGCGACGAGTTCGTCGATGACGTCCAGACGCTGGTGGTCGGCGGCGAACGTCAGTGCGCGGAGCCTGCTCTGCGGGGTGCACCGCGCCAGCGGCCAGGCGGCGATGTCTCCCGCGGCGGCGGCGGTCTCTAGGTCGTGAACGCGAGCGCCCGCGGCCACCAGGACGTCTAGGACCTCGGTCATCCCGAAGACCGCGGCGTGAACCAGGGCGGTGGCGCCGGGGACGCCTCCGGAGTCGGGGGCGGAGACGGCCTCAAGGTCGGCGCCGGCGGAGACAAGCACACCGGCGACCTCGGCGTCGCCGTAGCTGGCGGCAGTGATCAACGGGGTTTCGGGGTCGCCGGGGCGCCCGTTGACCGGCGCACCCGCCTCGATCAGGGCCCTGGCGATGGCGCCGGTGCCGGGCAGTTCGTCGGGCAGGCCGAGCCAGTCGTGGTTGAAGCGCATCATCGTGACGTAGCCGAGTGGCTCTTCGTGGGCGTGGTCGGCCCAGCGTTCGAGGTGGCTGGTGGCCATTTCCGGATGCAGGGCGAGCAGTTTTGTCAGCCGGGACAGATCCCGGCTGTTGAGTACGTCCCGGCGCTCGACTTCCAGCTTCATCTTCGTCCAGCTGGTGAAACCGTGTTCACGGGCGAGCGCGAGTTGGGCGGAGGCCAGGATGGTCTGGTGCGAGACGGTGTGGATCCGCGCCGTGGCTTCGCTGTCGCCTTGCTGGGCGTCCCGCAGGAGTTCCTTGGCCTGGTGGCGGAGCTGGTCCAGGTCGGGACGGGCCGGCAGATCGCGCATGACGTCTCCCTCGTCACCCCGTGGTCCGCATGCGGGGCCGAAGAGATCGTCATCGTCACGGCCTTGCGTGGAGATATGGAGGTGGACTCTGTCCTGCCCGCGGACCCGGTGGCGCCCTCCCTCGCCGGATACCCACACTATACGAAGGAGCGCTCGTTGATCCGCCCCCGCAGCGCTTTTGGCTACGGCGACCGCTGAGGTTGGGTCGCGAGATGATGTTTGGGGGTGTCGCGTTGACGGTGGACGCCCCCTTGCCCCCGGGTCGTGCTGGTGTGCGCTCGGGCGGGGCGTTCTCTGTCCATACGGTCACCGAGCTGGGTGTCCGCCCGGGTTCCCATTCCCCCGGCTCCGATGACAGGCCGCCCGGCGATGGTCAAGGCTGCTCACGACGTAGGCCGCGCCGGAGCCGGTCGGTAGTTCATGGGGTCCGCTTTGCGTACATCGAGGGTTTGCAGGAACTGCGGGATCATCCGGTTAGTGCCGCGGTGAGCGCGGCGGTGGTGGTCCGGTAGACCGACAGCAGGTCCAGCCTGTGGTCGGGGAAGTTGACGACGGTGACGCGCTTGGCCTTGATGGACGACAGCGCGTCGGCGCCGGGCATCGCGGAGTTGTCCAGGACCAGGCCGGGCTTCTTGGCGGCGAGGCCGGCGACCTGAGAGGCGGTCGGGGGTTGCGGCCCGTAGGTGCCGACGGCTTCGGCGCCGAGCAGTTCCGCCGCCCAGCCGACGAAGCCTGGGCGACCACGGGAGGCTTCCCCGCTTTGTCATAGGCGGCCGCGGCCTTCTGCTTCTCGGCGGCGTAGGCGGCGTCGTACGAGGTCAGCCACTTGCTCGCCTGGGCGGCGGTGCCGAACTCCTTGCCGAGCCTGGTCACCTCCTTTCTGACGATGTTCGGGGAGTTGTCGAGCTGGAGTTCGACCATCTCGGCCTTGGAGCCGGCGGCGGACTTGAGCTTGGGGGCGAAGCCTTCGAAGGCGGCGTACAGCACGAAGTCGGCACCGGCGACCTTGGCGATGTCGGACGGCTTGGGGTCGTAGTCCGGCGGGTGGCTGATGCCCGGCGGCACGATGACGTCGACGTCCCGGGCGTCGGCCGCACGAGCGAACGCGGCCTCCCAGGTGGAGGCGGCGACCACCCGGGGCCCGCCCTCTCCGGAGGCGGCGCCGTCTTCGGTTCCGCCCGATGAGCCGCACGCCACGAGGACGGAGGCCGCCGTGACGACAGCGGCCAGGCGTGCCG encodes:
- a CDS encoding DUF5990 family protein codes for the protein MRDLPARPDLDQLRHQAKELLRDAQQGDSEATARIHTVSHQTILASAQLALAREHGFTSWTKMKLEVERRDVLNSRDLSRLTKLLALHPEMATSHLERWADHAHEEPLGYVTMMRFNHDWLGLPDELPGTGAIARALIEAGAPVNGRPGDPETPLITAASYGDAEVAGVLVSAGADLEAVSAPDSGGVPGATALVHAAVFGMTEVLDVLVAAGARVHDLETAAAAGDIAAWPLARCTPQSRLRALTFAADHQRLDVIDELVAAGTPINEADAEWGRLPLHTAAGNGRPEAVRRLLRHGADPDLRDPVHRRTALQTCEPPNRPAHSPAHDQVAAMLRPVTGVSRPRRSRAEPAGIQIRIEASDLPGREWAPTPDMPPYRNIHVGIQQRQRPNEPLDLHPGDAATATWTLNATAVSSPTGIDIKGPHIHGTPGKRFIYLTWGTVDHTGAFTMFRRAKLMLDAVDTATLQTARRYGRLITRLRLTDPHGQPLCSTVRPPLVDWTASTAG
- a CDS encoding agmatine deiminase family protein, with protein sequence MCVPGALAGRPTLLRSRPVHPSDRFPTRRPYEPEPVTTSGAASDSGCTNKWSTQRLQTKQSDHPDEGRTAPAVVGSQSLRMPAEPHPHQHTFMAWPTRQVWKSHVAEVREDIARIARAIAEFEPVVLLANRRDVKSARHSCVSEIDVVSIPVDDLWVRDTGPSFVLGPGSIAGIDLNFNGWGDKQIHDHDRQVAREILTGERIERIQAPITGEGGAIEVDGQGTLVATESSLVNANRNPGRSREDIEAALKTTLGVTKVLWVEGVKGHDITDYHIDALARFTEPGVLVMSTPNENAPWVKVYDQAHGVLGQALDAHGKLLEIVELPEPVDIGARGQDFLASYVNYYVVNDGVVMPCFGDRKADANAASIVRDLYPGRKVVQFPVDALAEGGGGIHCATQQMPRRI
- a CDS encoding GNAT family N-acetyltransferase, with amino-acid sequence MDSVIQLDGRCYAAPPWSETTAQLADYPGKLISSARRPGFAAWIMPVGDQLSGSQIYATLTRAVGAQGVALLTRDAFEVAELFIHPSHQGRGLGQKLLTRAVAGRDTAWLIPHPGAPAARLYQRLGWRRHVDLPTHFYPNLPKSVYTFGRTGGGHHSGEVQAEVDPL